One segment of Anatilimnocola aggregata DNA contains the following:
- a CDS encoding carboxypeptidase-like regulatory domain-containing protein → MSNPSKFGFLALLCALVSFAVIGCGTDSGPPRAPVAGKVTYRNFPLVGAMVTFIPESGGRSASGLTDAQGKFVLGTFEITDGALIGPHKVAISARGPDRDLRPGEVGSGLPGEKMPGDPVIPVKYFEPTQSGLTFEVKKGANNAPEFNLTE, encoded by the coding sequence ATGTCCAATCCAAGCAAGTTTGGTTTCTTAGCCCTGCTATGCGCACTTGTCTCGTTTGCCGTCATCGGCTGTGGCACTGACTCTGGTCCCCCACGCGCACCGGTTGCGGGCAAAGTCACTTATCGAAATTTTCCGCTGGTGGGGGCGATGGTGACGTTCATTCCGGAAAGTGGCGGGCGTAGTGCCTCTGGTTTAACCGATGCCCAAGGGAAGTTCGTGCTCGGCACGTTCGAGATCACCGATGGTGCGCTGATTGGCCCGCACAAAGTGGCGATCTCTGCCCGGGGGCCAGACCGCGATCTCCGCCCCGGTGAGGTTGGCAGCGGATTACCCGGCGAGAAGATGCCCGGCGATCCAGTCATTCCGGTCAAGTATTTCGAGCCAACCCAATCCGGGCTTACGTTTGAGGTGAAAAAGGGGGCGAACAATGCTCCAGAATTCAATCTGACCGAGTAA
- a CDS encoding replication-associated recombination protein A, with amino-acid sequence MNLFAKAEGENLKRAQPLAARMRPARLDEFVGQQHFLGEGKLLRRLLAADRLSSVIFYGPPGTGKTTLARLLATASRKKFKQLSAITSGVKELRESLDAARDELTSGGLRTLLFIDEIHRFNKTQQDALLPDVEEGVVTLVGATTSNPFFAVNSALVSRSQVFEFQSLSIDDITSLVKRALADKSRGLGNIPVEIDDDALLFLAETSDGDARRALNALEVGVLSSSERPVKFTRELAAESVQRKAIQYDATGDEHYDSISALIKSIRGSDPDAGLYWLARMLEAGEDIRFLCRRLVILASEDVGNADPAALPLAVAAMQACEFIGLPECQLPLAQCVAYLACAPKSNAATIAIGEARRDVREQRILPVPVHLRDKHYKGAERLGHGEGYVYSHDAAGGVVSQDYLGVEREYYRPVDRGFEAELAQRLTEIRARLRDR; translated from the coding sequence ATGAATCTCTTTGCCAAAGCCGAAGGTGAGAATCTCAAGCGAGCCCAGCCCTTGGCCGCGCGCATGCGGCCAGCCAGGCTGGACGAGTTCGTCGGGCAACAGCATTTTCTGGGCGAAGGAAAATTACTGCGCCGCCTGCTGGCAGCCGATCGCTTGAGCTCTGTCATTTTTTATGGTCCGCCGGGAACGGGCAAAACGACACTTGCCCGCTTGTTGGCAACGGCTAGCCGCAAGAAGTTCAAACAGTTGAGCGCCATCACCAGCGGTGTGAAGGAACTTCGCGAGTCGCTCGATGCTGCCCGCGACGAACTGACTTCCGGCGGTTTGCGTACGCTGCTGTTCATCGACGAGATCCACCGCTTCAACAAGACTCAGCAGGATGCGCTCCTGCCCGATGTCGAAGAAGGAGTCGTGACCTTGGTCGGGGCCACGACGAGCAACCCGTTTTTCGCAGTGAATAGTGCGCTCGTCAGCCGGAGCCAGGTTTTCGAGTTTCAGTCCCTCTCGATCGACGACATTACGTCCCTGGTGAAGCGAGCACTGGCCGATAAGAGCCGCGGGCTCGGCAACATTCCCGTCGAGATCGACGACGATGCACTCTTGTTCCTGGCAGAGACCAGCGATGGCGATGCCCGCCGCGCGCTCAATGCGCTCGAAGTGGGTGTGCTCTCCAGCAGCGAGCGGCCGGTGAAGTTCACTCGCGAACTCGCGGCCGAATCGGTGCAGCGTAAGGCCATTCAGTACGACGCGACCGGGGACGAGCATTACGATTCGATCAGCGCGCTCATCAAAAGCATTCGTGGCAGCGATCCCGATGCCGGTCTGTATTGGCTGGCCCGCATGCTCGAAGCGGGAGAGGATATTCGCTTCCTTTGTCGACGGCTGGTGATCCTGGCCAGCGAAGATGTCGGCAATGCCGACCCCGCTGCGCTGCCGCTAGCTGTCGCAGCAATGCAGGCCTGCGAATTCATTGGGCTCCCCGAGTGTCAGTTGCCGCTCGCCCAGTGCGTGGCCTATTTGGCCTGCGCGCCGAAGTCGAATGCCGCGACCATTGCCATTGGCGAAGCTCGCCGCGATGTGCGCGAGCAACGCATCCTGCCGGTGCCCGTACACTTACGAGACAAGCACTACAAAGGTGCCGAACGCCTTGGTCATGGCGAAGGTTATGTTTATTCGCACGATGCCGCCGGGGGCGTGGTATCGCAGGACTATCTAGGAGTCGAGCGCGAGTACTACCGTCCGGTCGACCGCGGCTTCGAAGCCGAACTCGCCCAGCGACTGACTGAGATTCGCGCGCGGTTGCGAGATCGCTAA
- a CDS encoding metallophosphoesterase family protein → MKLGLITDIHEQVDDLRVALARFKQERVDQIVMIGDVIELGERLDETCRLLLESKAIGVWGNHDYGLCVDPPQELQRKYSRDVFEFMGKLRPSLEIEGCYFSHVEPWLNPESLFDLWYYDGPPDEHGKLWRIFHAVPNRLMFAGHFHKWLLASPDQIHDWHGEKAVKLDQGRYFVVIGAVCDGCFATFDTVTSELVPLSSR, encoded by the coding sequence ATGAAACTCGGGCTGATCACGGACATTCACGAACAAGTCGACGACTTGCGCGTCGCGCTTGCGCGCTTCAAGCAGGAGCGAGTCGACCAGATCGTGATGATTGGCGACGTCATCGAATTGGGCGAGCGGCTCGACGAGACATGCCGTTTGCTGCTTGAGTCGAAGGCGATAGGCGTGTGGGGAAATCACGACTATGGCCTGTGTGTTGACCCACCGCAGGAATTGCAGCGCAAGTACTCGCGCGATGTCTTCGAGTTCATGGGGAAGTTGCGACCGTCGCTGGAGATTGAAGGCTGCTACTTTTCGCACGTCGAACCGTGGTTGAATCCCGAGAGCCTGTTTGATTTGTGGTATTACGATGGCCCGCCAGACGAGCATGGCAAGTTGTGGCGAATCTTTCATGCCGTTCCCAACCGCCTGATGTTTGCTGGGCATTTTCATAAATGGCTGCTGGCCTCGCCCGATCAGATTCATGATTGGCATGGCGAAAAAGCCGTGAAGCTGGACCAGGGCCGATATTTTGTGGTAATCGGGGCGGTTTGCGATGGCTGCTTCGCAACCTTCGATACTGTCACGAGCGAACTGGTGCCGCTAAGCAGCCGATAA
- a CDS encoding 3-keto-disaccharide hydrolase, whose product MLSNLLLALATLIPAAAPDGATTAPAETAGMRSLFNGKDLTGWDGDPKLWSVKDGVIRGETTAEVPAKGNTFIIWKDGKLNDFELRFSFRCSNTNNSGVQYRSKHITEGKVNNNWVVRGYQHELRNENKLPNVAGFIYDEGGKRGRICLVGEQATWESDGKKVIKADLIDQASFGKLVKLDDWNDVVIIAKGKHIQHYLNDRLVLDFTDNHPELALTEGVLALQLHAGKPMWTEFKNIRIRDLK is encoded by the coding sequence ATGCTCTCGAACTTGTTACTCGCTCTGGCAACGCTCATTCCGGCCGCAGCGCCGGATGGTGCGACCACTGCTCCAGCTGAAACAGCGGGCATGCGGTCACTTTTTAACGGAAAAGATCTCACTGGGTGGGACGGCGACCCCAAGCTCTGGAGCGTTAAGGATGGCGTAATCCGCGGTGAGACCACCGCCGAAGTTCCGGCTAAGGGGAACACCTTCATCATTTGGAAGGATGGCAAGCTCAATGATTTTGAGCTGCGTTTTTCGTTCCGGTGCAGCAACACCAACAACTCGGGCGTCCAGTATCGCTCCAAGCACATCACCGAAGGCAAGGTGAACAACAACTGGGTCGTCCGCGGTTACCAGCACGAACTCCGTAACGAGAACAAGCTGCCCAACGTCGCCGGTTTTATCTACGACGAAGGTGGCAAACGCGGACGCATCTGCCTTGTGGGCGAACAAGCGACCTGGGAATCGGATGGCAAGAAGGTCATTAAGGCTGACTTAATCGATCAAGCTTCCTTCGGAAAGTTAGTCAAGCTCGACGATTGGAATGACGTTGTCATCATCGCCAAGGGGAAGCACATCCAACACTATCTCAACGACCGGTTGGTTCTCGATTTCACTGATAATCATCCCGAGTTGGCCCTGACGGAAGGGGTTCTCGCGTTGCAGTTGCACGCCGGCAAGCCCATGTGGACCGAGTTCAAAAACATCCGCATTCGCGACCTGAAGTAA
- a CDS encoding alpha/beta hydrolase: MFRLISLLALVAFAASEVGTAAEPTQNTYTYKKTKQAELTLQVYRPAEWEATKKYPAIVFFFGGGWNGGNIKQFEPQSQYLAKRGMVAICVDYRVKSRHGVTPDTCVRDAKSAIRWVRQNAAKLGIDPAKIVGAGGSAGGHLAACTGICPELDEADEDAAVSSRPNVLVLFNPVLNFNVAQLIERVGNDQRVAKSISPTQHLAKDSPPTLLMYGTDDKLIAQGDEYLQRSKELGHRAEMMRVDGVGHGFFNRPPHLQATIERVDAFLVALGYLKPDATEPAKK; the protein is encoded by the coding sequence ATGTTTAGACTCATTAGTTTGCTGGCGTTAGTCGCGTTTGCGGCAAGTGAAGTAGGAACGGCAGCGGAGCCGACACAGAACACTTACACCTATAAAAAGACCAAACAGGCAGAACTTACGCTGCAGGTCTATCGTCCCGCAGAGTGGGAGGCGACGAAGAAGTATCCCGCTATCGTGTTCTTTTTCGGTGGCGGTTGGAATGGCGGCAATATCAAGCAATTTGAGCCGCAGTCGCAATACCTGGCCAAACGTGGCATGGTTGCGATTTGTGTTGACTATCGCGTGAAATCGCGGCACGGCGTGACACCCGACACGTGCGTGCGGGACGCCAAGTCGGCTATTCGCTGGGTGCGGCAGAATGCTGCGAAGCTGGGAATTGATCCTGCTAAGATTGTTGGCGCAGGCGGTTCCGCAGGCGGGCATTTGGCAGCCTGCACTGGTATTTGCCCAGAACTCGATGAAGCCGACGAAGACGCAGCAGTCTCGTCGCGCCCCAATGTGCTGGTGCTGTTCAATCCAGTGCTGAATTTCAACGTCGCTCAGTTGATCGAGCGCGTCGGCAACGATCAGAGGGTGGCCAAGTCCATTTCGCCCACTCAGCACTTAGCCAAAGATTCGCCACCGACACTGCTGATGTACGGTACCGATGACAAACTGATCGCGCAGGGGGATGAATACTTGCAACGCTCGAAGGAGCTTGGTCATCGAGCAGAAATGATGCGAGTGGATGGCGTCGGCCACGGCTTTTTCAATCGACCTCCCCATTTGCAAGCGACCATCGAGCGAGTGGATGCGTTTCTCGTTGCCTTGGGCTATCTGAAGCCAGACGCGACGGAACCGGCGAAGAAATAG
- a CDS encoding ExbD/TolR family protein, producing the protein MRRPSPFTQRRDPVDIKMTPMIDVVFLLLIYFIWSASFGIVERLLPSQLSAQAPGTGQPTTEVPPPPEADFEKVVVRVTGTQGRVGWLVNDTPVASLAQLQGILVGLSRIKSDAPVVLHPDPHVPLGDVIDVFDLSRLIGFEKVQFAVDAG; encoded by the coding sequence TTGCGACGTCCCAGTCCCTTTACGCAGCGGCGCGATCCCGTCGACATCAAAATGACGCCGATGATCGACGTCGTTTTCTTGCTGCTGATCTATTTCATCTGGTCGGCCAGCTTTGGGATTGTGGAACGGTTACTCCCCAGTCAATTGTCGGCCCAAGCGCCGGGAACCGGGCAACCGACAACCGAAGTTCCTCCTCCCCCCGAAGCAGATTTTGAAAAAGTGGTGGTACGGGTCACCGGAACGCAAGGTCGCGTAGGTTGGTTGGTGAATGATACGCCCGTTGCCTCACTGGCCCAGCTGCAAGGCATTCTGGTGGGGCTCAGTCGCATTAAAAGCGACGCTCCAGTGGTGTTACATCCCGATCCGCATGTTCCGCTGGGAGATGTGATCGACGTGTTCGATCTCTCGCGGCTGATCGGCTTCGAGAAGGTTCAGTTTGCCGTCGACGCCGGCTAG
- a CDS encoding DUF1559 domain-containing protein, which translates to MLDPRTVGCNGMYSSRGISSPVNSRGFTLVELLVVIAIIGVLVALLLPAVQSARESARRSSCSNNVKQLALGLHNFHDTHGSFPAGRPPATTTNQGWGWIVSVLPFIEQQALSDAINVNTNVCCVSMKAAHDANLKVLTCSTDPYAGKAFPDRQIPGITCNDGTGSLAVTAGVNAFLTRPTHYLGSFGDAFIVGDTSNYTIGATGKAYGCGGCSQTSGGGAAGPDCPEPTSGFGGAGGSPLQHRGIFNYSNNTPAVKMSNVIDGLSNTILLGHNSSVGGGTDMVWFTYTGSVNGTSLPINFNILPSMEQKSFYCPGCTVGQPWRGRGFQSHHPGGSMFALCDGSVTFLSQNIAMVTYNAMGSRQGGEVNSN; encoded by the coding sequence ATGCTTGATCCACGAACGGTTGGCTGCAACGGGATGTATTCCTCTCGGGGCATTTCCTCTCCGGTAAATAGTCGCGGTTTCACCCTGGTGGAACTGCTGGTGGTCATTGCCATCATTGGTGTCTTGGTCGCACTTCTGCTACCTGCGGTGCAATCGGCCCGCGAATCGGCCCGGCGCTCGTCTTGTTCGAACAACGTGAAACAACTCGCGCTCGGATTGCACAATTTCCACGACACCCATGGATCGTTTCCGGCGGGACGACCGCCCGCAACGACAACCAACCAAGGTTGGGGCTGGATTGTCAGCGTGCTGCCGTTCATCGAGCAGCAGGCGCTCTCGGATGCGATCAACGTCAACACCAATGTCTGCTGCGTCAGCATGAAGGCGGCTCACGACGCTAATTTAAAGGTGCTCACCTGCTCAACCGATCCTTACGCGGGCAAAGCATTTCCCGATCGGCAGATTCCCGGCATTACTTGCAATGATGGGACCGGCAGTTTAGCGGTTACGGCCGGCGTGAATGCCTTTTTGACGCGACCGACACACTATCTGGGAAGTTTTGGAGACGCCTTCATTGTTGGCGACACGTCGAACTACACGATTGGGGCCACCGGCAAAGCCTACGGGTGCGGCGGTTGCAGCCAGACCTCGGGTGGTGGGGCTGCGGGCCCGGATTGCCCGGAACCAACATCGGGATTCGGTGGTGCCGGAGGTTCGCCCCTTCAGCACCGCGGCATTTTCAATTACTCCAACAATACGCCCGCGGTCAAAATGTCGAATGTGATCGACGGACTGAGTAACACCATCTTGCTCGGCCATAATTCGTCGGTTGGAGGCGGTACCGATATGGTCTGGTTCACGTATACAGGCAGCGTGAATGGAACCAGTCTGCCGATTAATTTCAACATTTTACCCTCGATGGAGCAAAAGTCTTTCTACTGTCCAGGTTGTACTGTGGGGCAACCTTGGCGCGGGCGCGGCTTCCAAAGTCATCATCCCGGCGGCAGCATGTTTGCACTATGCGACGGCAGCGTCACCTTCCTGAGTCAAAACATCGCCATGGTTACCTATAACGCAATGGGGAGCCGCCAAGGAGGCGAGGTAAATAGTAACTAG
- the fusA gene encoding elongation factor G: protein MDLTKVRNFGISAHIDSGKTTLSERILFYSGRIHKIEEVKGGGDGATMDHMELEKERGITITSAATHLEWNDPAFPGDENHMHIMNLIDTPGHVDFTIEVERSLRVLDGAVLVLCAVGGVQSQSMTVDRQMKRYHIPRIAFINKMDRTGARPLAILDDLRSKLNANPVLIQYPMGGGETFAGVIDMVTQKAFFFDGPKGEVVREEAIPAEYEAPVKEWRHKMLEALAMYSDELMEILLSEQEPPIQLVYDTIKKATQQQGMTPVMVGSAYKNKGVQLLLDAIVRYLPSPLERDLTAKKWDNPTETMGLKPDPNAPFVGMAFKIVEDPFGQLTFLRIYQGTIKKGEFYYNQRTQKKDRFSQIVKMHANKREVVDGAEAGDIVAITGIDCASGDTYASENKYCSLESMFVPEPVIKVAVTPTSRADADKMSKALQRFRKEDPTFRVFNDEETSETIIAGMGELHLDIYVERIRREYKVELEVGAPKVSYRESPTRKYEYNYKHKKQTGGSGQYGHVVGYFEPLPDDSTENFVFDWKVTGGRIPGEFESSIEKGFRALLNKGPLAEYPIVGLHVVVTDGSYHDVDSSDRAFQITAQDCLRTHFIDTKPAILEPIMKVEIECPENYQGDVTGDVNRRRGIVMNSDTREGVCQILAEVPLSEVFGYATDIRSMTKGQGTFTMELAAYRKAPSNVQEEIIAEKKKNSKQLVGAK from the coding sequence ATGGATCTGACAAAAGTTCGCAACTTCGGTATTTCGGCTCACATCGACTCGGGTAAGACGACCCTCAGCGAGCGGATCCTGTTCTACTCTGGCCGCATCCACAAGATCGAAGAGGTCAAGGGTGGCGGCGACGGCGCGACCATGGACCATATGGAGCTGGAAAAAGAACGCGGTATCACCATTACCAGCGCGGCGACGCACTTGGAATGGAACGACCCGGCGTTTCCTGGCGATGAGAACCACATGCACATCATGAACCTCATCGACACGCCCGGACACGTGGACTTCACCATCGAAGTCGAACGCAGTTTGCGCGTGCTCGACGGCGCTGTGCTCGTGCTGTGCGCGGTCGGTGGCGTGCAATCGCAATCGATGACGGTCGATCGCCAGATGAAGCGATACCACATTCCGCGCATTGCGTTCATCAACAAGATGGACCGCACCGGCGCTCGTCCGCTCGCGATCCTCGACGATCTGCGCAGCAAATTGAATGCGAACCCGGTGCTCATTCAGTACCCAATGGGTGGCGGCGAAACCTTTGCCGGCGTCATCGATATGGTTACGCAAAAGGCCTTCTTCTTTGATGGTCCGAAGGGTGAAGTCGTTCGTGAGGAAGCGATTCCTGCCGAATATGAAGCCCCGGTCAAAGAATGGCGTCACAAGATGCTCGAAGCGCTGGCGATGTACAGCGACGAATTGATGGAAATCCTGCTCAGCGAGCAGGAACCGCCAATTCAGTTGGTGTACGACACCATCAAGAAGGCGACCCAACAGCAGGGCATGACTCCGGTCATGGTCGGCTCGGCTTATAAGAACAAGGGTGTGCAGCTGCTGCTCGACGCGATCGTTCGCTACTTGCCTTCACCGCTCGAACGCGACCTGACGGCCAAGAAGTGGGACAATCCGACGGAGACGATGGGTCTGAAGCCAGATCCAAATGCCCCGTTCGTCGGCATGGCGTTCAAGATTGTCGAAGATCCCTTCGGTCAGTTGACCTTCTTGCGTATCTATCAAGGTACGATCAAGAAGGGCGAGTTTTACTACAACCAACGTACGCAGAAAAAAGACCGTTTCAGCCAAATCGTCAAGATGCACGCCAATAAGCGTGAAGTTGTGGACGGGGCCGAAGCGGGCGATATCGTCGCGATCACGGGCATCGACTGTGCGAGCGGCGATACCTATGCGTCCGAAAACAAGTATTGCTCGCTGGAAAGCATGTTCGTCCCCGAACCGGTGATTAAGGTCGCCGTGACGCCGACGAGCCGTGCAGATGCGGACAAGATGAGCAAAGCCCTCCAACGCTTCCGTAAGGAAGACCCGACCTTCCGCGTCTTCAACGACGAGGAAACCAGCGAGACGATCATCGCGGGTATGGGTGAGTTGCACCTCGATATTTACGTCGAACGCATTCGCCGTGAATACAAGGTGGAACTGGAAGTTGGTGCGCCGAAGGTCAGCTACCGTGAATCGCCAACTCGCAAGTACGAATACAACTACAAGCACAAGAAGCAAACCGGTGGTTCGGGCCAATACGGCCACGTCGTCGGTTACTTCGAACCGCTGCCAGATGACTCGACCGAGAACTTCGTCTTCGATTGGAAAGTGACCGGTGGTCGCATTCCAGGTGAATTCGAAAGCTCGATCGAAAAGGGTTTCCGGGCGCTCCTGAACAAGGGTCCGCTTGCCGAATACCCGATTGTCGGTCTGCACGTAGTCGTCACCGATGGTTCGTACCACGATGTGGATAGCTCGGATCGTGCTTTCCAAATCACGGCCCAGGACTGTCTGCGGACGCACTTCATCGATACCAAGCCGGCGATTCTCGAACCGATCATGAAGGTCGAAATCGAGTGCCCGGAAAACTATCAGGGTGATGTGACTGGCGACGTGAACCGCCGCCGTGGCATCGTCATGAACAGCGACACTCGCGAAGGAGTCTGCCAGATTCTGGCCGAAGTCCCGCTGTCAGAAGTGTTCGGTTACGCGACCGACATCCGCAGCATGACGAAGGGCCAAGGTACCTTCACGATGGAACTCGCCGCCTATCGCAAGGCTCCGAGCAATGTTCAGGAAGAGATCATCGCCGAAAAGAAGAAGAACTCGAAGCAGCTTGTCGGCGCTAAGTAA
- a CDS encoding metallophosphoesterase, with amino-acid sequence MLNGMEPSTYFVSDLHMFSRRSQAAAHEQAIHAVAQRARTFVLGGDIFDFRWSTLGSVETTVRASVDWVDRLVSRNPDCQFHFVAGNHDYNQRFLNAINAYCQQAPNLQFHHYYLRLAGSIFLHGDAADHPTMCATRLQSNRQHWLKDESRGPVKHLLYDLAVKARLHQLAGVVHPKQKVAQRLTGYLDRIGHGPGTGLEHVYFGHTHQAMAGYQLGGLTFHNGGAPMAGLQFRIVEAQDSSEQNGTATAKPPA; translated from the coding sequence ATGCTTAACGGGATGGAACCAAGTACGTACTTTGTGTCCGACTTGCACATGTTCTCGCGAAGGTCGCAAGCGGCCGCGCACGAGCAGGCAATTCACGCGGTGGCCCAGCGGGCGCGCACGTTTGTGCTGGGCGGCGACATTTTCGACTTCCGTTGGTCCACGCTCGGTTCGGTCGAAACGACTGTTCGGGCTTCGGTCGATTGGGTCGATCGGCTGGTCTCGCGCAATCCAGACTGCCAGTTTCACTTCGTGGCCGGTAACCACGACTACAACCAGCGATTCCTCAACGCCATTAACGCCTACTGCCAGCAGGCACCCAATTTACAATTTCACCATTATTATCTGCGGCTGGCCGGCAGCATCTTTTTGCATGGTGATGCCGCCGATCATCCCACCATGTGCGCGACCCGGTTGCAATCGAATCGCCAGCATTGGCTGAAGGATGAGTCGCGCGGGCCAGTAAAGCATCTGCTTTACGATTTGGCCGTGAAAGCCAGGTTGCACCAATTGGCGGGTGTCGTTCATCCCAAGCAGAAAGTGGCGCAGCGGCTGACCGGCTATCTCGACCGGATTGGACATGGGCCAGGCACAGGCTTAGAGCACGTCTATTTCGGCCATACGCACCAGGCGATGGCTGGCTATCAATTGGGTGGATTGACATTTCACAACGGCGGAGCGCCAATGGCCGGCCTGCAGTTTCGCATTGTCGAAGCGCAGGATAGCTCCGAGCAGAACGGCACAGCCACTGCAAAGCCCCCCGCATGA